A single genomic interval of Polaribacter vadi harbors:
- a CDS encoding trans-sulfuration enzyme family protein: MKDSKKLGIDTICTHVGEVKDEQFKGAISPIYMSTSYAFDGVDTKRYPRYFNTPNQEMLCKKIAALEKTENALIFGSGMAAISTTLLAFLHKGDHIILQQTLYGGTYNFVVEEFDKFGIEYSFTDSLAIEDFEKKIQKNTKVIYIETPSNPLLTITDMKAVSKLAKSKEIVTMIDNTFASPINQTPVDFGIDIMIHSATKYMGGHSDILAGAIAGSNEHILKIWNVAKNLGGSLSDFTVWMLERSLKTMNLRVKKQSKNALKMAKNLATNPDVYHVYYPGLKGHPDYKLAKKQMKNFGGMLSFELQEGIDPMKFQNSLKLIKSSMSLAGVESTLLSPALTSHALLGAEERANQGIKDGLIRFSVGIENTKDLIADIEKAIKKAKK, translated from the coding sequence ATGAAAGATTCAAAGAAATTAGGAATAGATACAATTTGCACGCATGTTGGCGAAGTAAAAGACGAGCAATTTAAGGGAGCAATTTCTCCTATATATATGTCCACTTCGTATGCTTTTGATGGTGTTGATACAAAACGTTATCCACGTTATTTTAACACGCCAAATCAGGAAATGCTATGTAAAAAAATAGCGGCTTTAGAAAAAACTGAAAATGCGTTAATTTTTGGTTCAGGAATGGCTGCCATTAGTACAACTTTATTGGCTTTTTTGCATAAAGGAGATCATATTATTTTACAGCAAACTTTGTATGGAGGAACCTACAATTTTGTGGTAGAAGAGTTTGATAAATTCGGGATAGAATATTCGTTTACAGATAGTTTAGCGATTGAAGATTTTGAGAAAAAAATTCAGAAAAACACGAAAGTTATTTATATTGAAACGCCTTCAAATCCTTTATTAACGATTACAGATATGAAAGCAGTTTCTAAATTGGCGAAATCAAAAGAAATTGTTACGATGATTGATAATACTTTTGCATCGCCAATAAATCAAACACCTGTAGATTTCGGAATTGATATTATGATTCATTCTGCTACTAAATATATGGGAGGTCATTCAGATATTTTAGCTGGAGCAATTGCAGGGAGTAACGAACATATTTTAAAAATATGGAATGTTGCTAAAAATTTAGGAGGAAGTTTAAGCGATTTTACAGTTTGGATGTTGGAAAGAAGTTTAAAGACGATGAATCTTCGTGTTAAAAAACAAAGTAAAAATGCGCTAAAAATGGCCAAAAATTTGGCTACAAACCCTGATGTGTATCATGTTTACTATCCTGGTTTAAAAGGACATCCTGATTATAAGCTAGCAAAAAAACAGATGAAAAACTTTGGAGGGATGTTGTCTTTTGAATTACAAGAAGGTATAGATCCAATGAAGTTTCAAAATAGTTTAAAATTGATAAAATCATCTATGAGTTTGGCTGGTGTAGAAAGTACTTTATTGAGTCCTGCACTTACATCTCATGCATTATTAGGTGCTGAAGAAAGAGCAAATCAAGGTATTAAAGATGGCTTAATTCGCTTTTCTGTAGGAATTGAAAACACGAAAGATTTAATTGCGGATATTGAGAAAGCTATAAAAAAAGCAAAAAAATGA
- the bshB1 gene encoding bacillithiol biosynthesis deacetylase BshB1 encodes MKLDILVFGAHPDDAELGCGATIAKEISLGKKVGIVDLTRGELGTRGYADLRDIEAANAAKILGVSVRENLRFADGFFTNDKKHQLEVIKMIRKYQPEIVLCNATDDRHIDHSRGSKLVSDACFLSGLLKIETLLGEKPQEKWRPKQVYHYIQWKNIEPDFVVDVTGFIDIKEKSIMAYGSQFFNSNSLEPETPITSKNFIDSVNYRARDLGRLIGVDFAEGYTSERYVAVENFDKLI; translated from the coding sequence ATGAAATTAGATATATTAGTGTTTGGTGCACATCCTGATGATGCAGAATTAGGTTGTGGAGCAACCATAGCCAAAGAAATTTCATTAGGCAAAAAAGTAGGAATTGTAGATTTAACTAGAGGCGAATTAGGTACTCGTGGTTATGCAGATTTAAGAGATATCGAAGCTGCCAATGCCGCAAAAATATTAGGCGTTTCTGTTCGTGAAAATTTACGTTTTGCAGATGGTTTTTTTACAAATGATAAAAAACATCAATTAGAAGTCATTAAAATGATTCGTAAATATCAACCAGAAATTGTGTTGTGCAATGCTACTGATGATAGACATATTGATCATTCTAGAGGAAGTAAATTAGTTTCTGATGCTTGTTTTTTAAGTGGATTGTTAAAAATTGAAACTTTGCTAGGAGAGAAGCCACAAGAAAAATGGCGACCAAAACAAGTATATCATTATATTCAATGGAAAAATATTGAGCCAGATTTTGTGGTTGATGTTACAGGTTTTATTGATATTAAAGAAAAATCAATTATGGCATATGGCTCACAATTCTTTAATAGTAACAGTTTAGAACCAGAAACACCCATAACTAGTAAAAATTTTATAGATAGCGTTAATTATAGAGCAAGAGATTTAGGAAGATTAATTGGAGTTGATTTTGCAGAAGGCTATACATCAGAACGTTATGTTGCTGTTGAAAATTTTGATAAATTAATTTGA
- a CDS encoding helix-turn-helix domain-containing protein, which produces MKEEDKHRTDRVVKVFKDTGLNQRQFSELIGVSQQLVSAVVNFTKKPNETILLAIIDNIKGIDPMWLFTGAEKNEQNYTPLKTESPIEDSIVNIVRKQFDELSFDIIQKLSNIEDSVKNSK; this is translated from the coding sequence ATGAAAGAAGAAGACAAACATAGAACAGATAGAGTCGTAAAAGTGTTTAAAGACACTGGTCTAAACCAAAGGCAGTTTTCGGAACTTATAGGAGTTTCACAACAACTGGTTAGTGCAGTCGTTAATTTTACTAAAAAACCTAACGAAACAATTTTATTAGCAATTATAGATAATATAAAAGGAATTGATCCAATGTGGTTATTTACGGGTGCTGAAAAAAATGAACAAAACTATACTCCTCTAAAAACTGAATCCCCTATTGAAGATAGTATTGTAAATATTGTTAGAAAGCAATTTGATGAACTATCTTTTGACATCATTCAAAAATTATCAAATATTGAAGATTCTGTTAAAAATTCTAAATAA
- a CDS encoding helix-turn-helix domain-containing protein — protein sequence MKEEDKKRSDRVIEIFKETGLNQRQFSEILGISQQLVSAVVNYTKKPNETILLAIIDKIKNIDPMWLLTGIGEQMSNYTPKEVESPIELHIKKIVKKEFEELSQDILQKLSNIEDSVKNSN from the coding sequence ATGAAAGAAGAAGATAAAAAAAGATCAGATAGAGTAATAGAGATTTTCAAGGAAACTGGATTAAATCAAAGGCAGTTTTCTGAAATCTTAGGAATATCTCAGCAGTTAGTTAGTGCAGTTGTAAACTACACAAAAAAACCTAACGAAACGATATTGCTAGCTATTATTGATAAAATAAAAAACATCGATCCAATGTGGTTATTAACTGGCATTGGTGAACAAATGAGTAACTATACCCCCAAAGAAGTTGAATCCCCTATAGAACTTCATATAAAAAAAATAGTTAAAAAAGAATTTGAGGAATTGTCTCAAGACATCCTTCAAAAATTATCAAATATTGAGGATTCTGTTAAAAACTCTAATTGA
- a CDS encoding LytR/AlgR family response regulator transcription factor produces MSKLTSFVVDDIPEALEMLCNDIEKYHPSIEIIGKAASVVEASKLLQKQQPDILFLDIMLGDGTGFDILEIVANLNSKIIFVTASDEYAIKAFKFAAIDYILKPYSIEDLSNAIEKAKVQIQPKKEQLNVLKQLVTAPNNKPKRLSLHTSEKIIVVNIEDIIRCKADNNYTTFYLKDTTKILVSKTLKYYADILKEVNFLRVHQSHLVNKGYIKEFIKSDGGYLILNDSSNIPVSARKKSEIMGALKNK; encoded by the coding sequence ATGAGTAAGTTAACATCATTTGTGGTAGATGATATTCCAGAAGCATTAGAAATGTTATGTAATGATATTGAAAAATATCATCCATCCATAGAAATAATAGGAAAAGCTGCAAGTGTAGTAGAAGCATCTAAACTATTACAAAAGCAACAACCAGATATTTTGTTTTTAGATATTATGTTAGGAGATGGTACTGGATTTGATATTCTAGAGATTGTAGCAAACTTAAACTCTAAAATAATATTTGTAACTGCAAGTGATGAATATGCAATTAAAGCCTTTAAATTTGCTGCTATCGATTATATCTTAAAGCCTTATTCTATTGAGGATTTATCGAATGCAATAGAGAAAGCTAAAGTTCAAATTCAACCAAAGAAAGAGCAATTAAACGTTTTAAAACAGCTAGTTACAGCACCTAACAATAAGCCAAAAAGATTATCATTACATACTTCAGAAAAAATAATCGTTGTAAATATCGAAGATATAATACGTTGTAAGGCCGATAATAACTACACAACTTTCTATTTAAAGGATACCACTAAAATTTTAGTATCGAAAACATTAAAATATTACGCAGATATTTTAAAAGAAGTAAATTTTTTAAGAGTTCACCAAAGTCATTTGGTAAATAAAGGTTATATAAAAGAATTTATAAAGTCTGATGGTGGATATTTAATATTAAATGATTCATCAAACATCCCTGTATCTGCAAGGAAAAAGAGTGAAATAATGGGGGCTTTAAAAAATAAATAA
- a CDS encoding sensor histidine kinase, translated as MLILSAFTNYAQQNIRNISMDDGLPSNTIFDIQQNKIGYLLIATNKGLVQFDGDDFTQINKLNTHTIFVKDDAIYAGSENGLFIKNKSKEQFIQGKKILKIFLKDDDLFLGTQEGVYHFKNTILEPVKINSIIDFSIINDIIFHQNTFYIASNKGLWQIDDLQKPKNIFRISTDHIVSLLAFQDKMVAATSQNGLLLVNDTSIEKEIPTLENISSIKKLKNELWVTSKTNGLEIFVLPSFSFKQKINKYNALATNTIYSVFNDCQKSTFIASDKGIYTLKNDAENQSFFKPTIYFENLQVNHQNVDSLFLDKKVNFSNSENNISITFKTVHLSNPKKVLYRYKLTNNFSPWSRNNTIQFPNLNAGKYSFEVQSKIDNYESDIISFSFKIDAPFYKQVWFIFAVVISFLLIGYFYLDFYIKNINKKHKERLDSLKLKNRLLSLEQKSLQLQMNPHFIFNVLNGIKALGNTNKIDELNATISKFSILLRGILNNSRTEEITLQEEITLLKNYIELEQRMSSKTFTYTITSNLNNIDPDEILIPTMLLQPFVENCVQHAFQKNNLGTIQINFKVEHGFLLCSIIDNGIGIHQSKKRKSTTKHKSVALSVAKERLHILSYKSNFKIDEIIEDTKIKGTKVSFRIPLKTDY; from the coding sequence ATGCTGATATTATCAGCATTTACCAATTATGCTCAACAAAATATCAGAAACATATCTATGGATGATGGTTTGCCAAGCAATACTATTTTTGATATACAGCAAAATAAAATTGGCTATTTATTAATTGCTACAAATAAAGGTTTGGTTCAATTTGATGGCGATGATTTTACGCAAATCAATAAACTAAATACACACACCATATTTGTTAAAGATGATGCAATTTATGCAGGGTCAGAAAATGGATTGTTCATCAAAAATAAAAGTAAAGAACAATTTATACAAGGGAAAAAAATCTTAAAAATTTTCTTAAAAGATGATGACCTATTTTTAGGAACTCAAGAAGGCGTTTATCACTTTAAGAATACTATTTTAGAACCTGTTAAAATTAATTCAATTATAGATTTTTCGATTATTAATGACATTATTTTTCATCAGAATACTTTTTATATTGCTTCTAATAAAGGTCTTTGGCAAATAGATGATTTGCAAAAACCTAAAAATATTTTTAGAATATCTACAGATCATATAGTTTCTCTTTTAGCTTTTCAAGACAAAATGGTTGCAGCAACTTCTCAAAATGGATTGTTACTAGTAAACGATACATCAATTGAAAAAGAAATACCAACATTAGAGAATATTTCATCTATCAAAAAATTAAAAAATGAGCTTTGGGTAACTTCCAAAACAAACGGATTGGAAATTTTTGTACTTCCCTCCTTTTCTTTTAAACAGAAAATTAATAAATACAATGCTTTAGCCACAAATACAATTTACTCCGTTTTTAATGATTGCCAAAAATCTACATTTATAGCTTCTGATAAAGGAATTTATACTTTAAAAAATGATGCAGAAAATCAATCTTTTTTTAAACCAACTATTTATTTTGAGAATCTTCAAGTAAATCATCAAAATGTAGATTCTTTGTTTTTAGATAAAAAGGTGAATTTCTCGAATTCAGAAAATAATATCTCCATTACTTTTAAAACTGTACATCTTTCAAATCCTAAAAAAGTCTTATATAGGTATAAACTAACTAACAATTTTTCTCCTTGGTCTAGGAATAATACCATTCAGTTTCCCAATTTAAATGCTGGTAAATATAGTTTTGAAGTACAGTCTAAAATAGATAATTATGAAAGTGACATTATCTCTTTTTCGTTTAAAATTGATGCTCCTTTTTACAAACAAGTCTGGTTTATTTTTGCAGTTGTCATATCATTCTTATTAATAGGTTATTTTTATTTAGATTTTTATATTAAGAATATTAATAAAAAGCACAAAGAGAGATTAGATTCCTTGAAACTAAAAAACCGTTTACTGTCTTTAGAGCAAAAATCTTTGCAGTTGCAAATGAATCCGCATTTTATATTTAATGTTTTAAACGGAATTAAAGCACTTGGCAATACCAATAAAATTGATGAATTAAATGCTACAATTTCTAAATTTTCTATTTTATTAAGAGGAATTTTAAACAATTCAAGAACTGAAGAGATCACTTTACAAGAAGAAATTACACTTTTAAAGAATTATATTGAGTTAGAACAAAGAATGAGTTCAAAAACATTTACCTATACTATCACATCAAACTTAAATAATATAGATCCAGATGAAATCCTGATTCCAACAATGTTACTACAACCTTTTGTAGAAAATTGTGTACAACATGCTTTTCAAAAAAACAATTTGGGTACAATTCAAATTAATTTTAAAGTAGAACATGGTTTTTTGCTTTGTAGTATTATAGATAATGGCATAGGCATTCATCAATCTAAAAAAAGAAAATCAACAACAAAACATAAATCTGTAGCATTAAGTGTTGCTAAAGAAAGGTTACATATACTCTCTTATAAAAGTAATTTTAAAATTGATGAAATTATTGAAGACACTAAAATTAAAGGAACTAAAGTAAGTTTTAGAATTCCTTTAAAAACAGATTATTAA
- the uvrA gene encoding excinuclease ABC subunit UvrA, whose protein sequence is MKPDISTINPKENIIIKGAKLHNLKNIDVVIPRNKLVVITGLSGSGKSSLAFDTLYAEGQRRYVESLSSYARQFLGKLDKPKVDYIKGIAPAIAIEQKVNSTNPRSTVGTSTEIYDYIKLLYARIGKTFSPISGNEVKKDTVSDVVKFVQKFEEKTKLLLFAPVTIDENRELKTVLQVLEQQGYARLKWNDQVYRIADFPQKDFKNEPLYLVVDRVVTKDDEDFYNRLADAVQTAFFEGKGICFIENLADNTVTEFSNKFDLDGMTFLEPNTHLFSFNNPYGACPTCEGYGNVIGIDEDLVIPNTGLSIFDDAIFPFRTPSYIHYKEELIAVAYKFDIPVHKPWFQLTDAQKELVWNGNKNFNGINHFFAALEEKSYKIQNRVMLSRYRGKTKCTTCNGKRLRQEANYVKINEKTISDLVSLPLDELAVFFKNIKLDTYDEKIAKRLMMEINNRLKFLTDVGLNYLTINRTSNTLSGGESQRINLATSLGSSLVGSMYILDEPSIGLHPKDTERLIGVLKDLRDLGNTVVVVEHDEDIMKEADYIIDIGPEAGTFGGNVVAEGNFDEILKSDSLTAKYLNEELKIEVPTKRRTSKNNIQIIGAREHNLQNVDVTFPLDSLTVITGVSGSGKSTLVKKILYPSMQKKLQGYGDKIGQHTEIKGNFENIKHVEFIDQNPIGRSSRSNPVTYIKAYDDIRALYSNEKLSKIRNYKPKHFSFNVEGGRCETCKGEGEVTIEMQFMADVHLECDVCNGKRFKKEVLEVKFDGKSIDDILNLTIDDAVAFFSENLVTKIAKKLKPLQDVGLGYVTLGQSSSTLSGGEAQRIKLASFLVKGTTKDKALFIFDEPTTGLHFHDIKKLLKSFNELIKKGHSIIVIEHNIELIKCADYIIDLGLEGGKNGGNLIFQGTPEALAKNKESYTAKYLAEKL, encoded by the coding sequence ATGAAGCCTGATATTTCCACAATAAATCCTAAAGAAAACATCATTATTAAAGGTGCAAAATTGCACAATTTAAAAAATATTGATGTTGTAATTCCAAGAAATAAACTCGTTGTAATTACTGGGCTTTCTGGTTCTGGTAAATCTTCGCTTGCTTTTGATACGTTGTATGCAGAAGGTCAAAGAAGATATGTAGAGAGTTTAAGTTCTTATGCTCGTCAGTTTTTGGGAAAATTAGACAAACCAAAAGTAGATTATATAAAGGGTATTGCACCTGCAATTGCTATTGAGCAAAAAGTAAATTCTACAAACCCAAGATCTACAGTAGGTACATCCACAGAAATTTACGATTATATAAAATTATTATATGCCAGAATTGGGAAGACCTTCTCTCCTATTTCTGGAAACGAAGTTAAAAAAGATACAGTTTCTGATGTGGTAAAATTCGTTCAGAAATTTGAAGAAAAAACAAAACTTTTATTATTTGCACCAGTTACTATTGATGAAAATAGAGAACTAAAAACAGTTTTACAAGTTTTAGAACAACAAGGCTATGCAAGATTAAAATGGAATGATCAAGTATATAGAATTGCAGATTTTCCACAAAAGGATTTTAAAAACGAACCTTTATATTTAGTTGTAGATCGAGTTGTAACTAAAGATGATGAAGATTTTTACAACAGGTTAGCAGATGCAGTACAAACTGCTTTTTTTGAAGGAAAAGGAATTTGTTTTATCGAAAATTTGGCAGATAATACAGTAACTGAATTTAGTAATAAGTTCGATTTAGATGGTATGACTTTTCTAGAACCAAACACTCATTTGTTTAGTTTTAACAATCCTTATGGAGCTTGCCCAACTTGCGAAGGTTATGGAAATGTTATTGGAATTGATGAAGATTTGGTCATTCCAAATACAGGTTTATCTATTTTTGATGATGCCATTTTTCCTTTTAGAACTCCATCTTACATTCATTATAAAGAAGAATTAATTGCTGTTGCTTATAAATTTGATATTCCTGTTCACAAACCTTGGTTTCAGCTAACAGATGCACAGAAAGAATTAGTTTGGAATGGGAACAAGAATTTTAATGGAATCAATCACTTTTTTGCAGCTTTAGAAGAAAAAAGTTATAAAATTCAGAATCGAGTAATGTTATCACGTTATCGTGGAAAAACAAAATGTACAACCTGTAATGGTAAACGTTTAAGACAAGAAGCCAATTATGTAAAAATAAACGAAAAAACAATTTCTGATTTGGTTTCATTACCTTTAGATGAATTGGCTGTGTTCTTTAAAAACATTAAATTAGATACCTATGATGAGAAAATAGCAAAACGTTTAATGATGGAAATTAACAATCGTTTAAAATTTTTAACGGATGTTGGTTTAAATTATTTAACCATCAACAGAACTTCAAACACACTTTCTGGAGGTGAAAGTCAGCGTATAAATTTGGCAACTTCACTAGGAAGTTCATTGGTGGGTTCTATGTATATTTTAGATGAACCCAGTATTGGTTTGCATCCAAAAGATACAGAACGTTTAATTGGAGTTTTAAAAGATTTACGTGATTTAGGCAACACAGTTGTAGTTGTTGAACATGATGAAGATATCATGAAAGAAGCTGATTACATCATCGATATTGGTCCAGAAGCAGGAACTTTTGGAGGAAATGTAGTTGCTGAAGGTAATTTCGATGAAATCTTAAAATCTGACTCTTTAACTGCAAAATATTTAAATGAAGAATTAAAGATTGAAGTGCCTACAAAACGTAGAACCTCAAAAAATAATATTCAAATTATTGGAGCAAGAGAACATAATTTACAAAATGTAGATGTTACATTTCCTTTAGATTCTTTAACGGTTATAACTGGGGTTTCTGGTTCAGGGAAAAGCACATTGGTTAAGAAAATTTTATATCCATCAATGCAAAAAAAGCTACAAGGTTATGGAGATAAAATTGGACAACATACAGAAATTAAAGGAAATTTCGAGAATATAAAACATGTAGAATTTATAGATCAAAATCCTATTGGGCGTTCATCGCGTTCAAATCCTGTAACGTATATTAAGGCGTATGATGATATCAGAGCTTTATATTCGAATGAGAAATTATCAAAAATAAGAAATTACAAACCCAAACACTTTTCTTTTAATGTTGAAGGTGGACGTTGTGAAACTTGTAAAGGTGAAGGCGAAGTTACCATTGAAATGCAATTTATGGCAGACGTGCATTTAGAATGCGATGTTTGTAATGGAAAACGATTCAAAAAAGAAGTTTTAGAAGTAAAGTTCGATGGAAAATCCATTGACGATATTTTAAATTTAACCATTGATGATGCAGTTGCTTTTTTCTCTGAAAATTTAGTGACTAAAATCGCCAAAAAATTAAAACCCTTGCAAGATGTTGGTTTGGGGTATGTTACTTTGGGGCAATCTTCTTCTACCCTTTCTGGTGGTGAAGCTCAACGTATAAAACTTGCATCCTTTTTAGTAAAAGGAACAACTAAAGACAAAGCCTTATTTATTTTTGATGAACCCACAACAGGTTTGCATTTTCACGATATTAAAAAATTACTGAAATCTTTTAATGAATTGATCAAAAAAGGACATTCAATTATTGTGATTGAGCATAATATAGAACTCATTAAGTGTGCAGATTATATTATCGATTTAGGTTTAGAAGGAGGTAAAAATGGTGGAAACCTTATTTTTCAGGGAACTCCAGAAGCATTAGCAAAAAATAAAGAATCTTATACTGCTAAATATTTAGCTGAGAAATTATAA
- a CDS encoding RNA polymerase sigma factor: MMRKNTISDSTLVSEYIQGKEASLSILINRHQQRLFSFIYSKVKDRDITEDVFQDTFIKVIKTLKKGNYNEEGKFLPWVMRIAHNLVIDHFRKTKRMPAFRTTDEFDIFSVLGDGTLNAEKQLIQEQIFSDVRELVNELPEEQKEVLVMRMYKDMSFKEISENTGVSINTALGRMRYALINMRKIIDKHKIILVN, from the coding sequence ATGATGCGAAAAAATACAATTTCCGATAGTACTTTAGTAAGCGAATACATTCAAGGTAAAGAAGCTTCTTTAAGTATATTAATCAACAGACATCAACAAAGATTATTCAGCTTTATTTATAGTAAAGTGAAGGATAGAGATATTACAGAAGATGTTTTTCAAGACACATTTATTAAAGTAATTAAAACCTTAAAAAAAGGGAATTATAACGAAGAAGGTAAGTTTTTGCCTTGGGTGATGAGAATTGCACACAATTTGGTAATCGATCATTTTAGAAAAACAAAAAGAATGCCCGCTTTTAGAACTACAGATGAGTTCGATATTTTTTCTGTTTTAGGTGATGGAACCTTAAATGCTGAAAAACAATTGATACAAGAACAAATATTTTCTGATGTTAGAGAACTTGTAAATGAGTTGCCAGAAGAACAAAAAGAAGTTTTGGTAATGCGTATGTATAAAGACATGAGTTTTAAGGAAATTAGCGAAAACACTGGAGTTAGCATTAATACAGCTTTAGGTAGAATGCGTTATGCATTAATAAACATGCGTAAAATAATAGATAAACATAAAATTATTTTGGTGAATTAA
- a CDS encoding SDR family oxidoreductase translates to MENILVAGANGTTGKKIVTLLESSQYFNPVAMVRKKEQQEQFEKRNIKTVLADLEEDVSHTTENIDKVIFAAGSGGKKVKEVDENGAIKLIDASKNTKVKKFIMLSSMGADNPEEAKDLKEYLQAKHNADVYLRDSNLPFSIVRPGSLTDDKGKGKIELSEKLNKSGEISRDDVAQTLVRVLHDSATINETFEIIKGDTLIGKAIPN, encoded by the coding sequence ATGGAAAATATATTAGTAGCAGGTGCAAATGGTACCACAGGAAAAAAAATAGTAACATTGTTAGAATCATCACAATATTTTAATCCAGTTGCTATGGTTCGTAAAAAAGAACAACAAGAACAATTTGAAAAAAGAAATATAAAAACAGTGTTAGCGGATTTAGAAGAAGATGTTTCGCATACAACAGAAAACATTGATAAAGTTATATTTGCAGCAGGTTCTGGAGGTAAAAAGGTAAAAGAAGTAGATGAAAATGGCGCAATAAAACTGATTGACGCTTCTAAAAACACAAAGGTTAAAAAGTTTATTATGTTAAGTTCTATGGGCGCAGATAACCCAGAAGAGGCTAAAGATTTAAAAGAATATTTGCAAGCAAAACACAATGCAGATGTTTATTTAAGAGATAGTAATTTGCCATTTTCGATTGTTAGACCAGGTTCTTTAACAGATGATAAAGGAAAAGGAAAAATAGAACTTTCTGAAAAATTAAATAAAAGTGGAGAAATTAGTAGAGATGATGTTGCACAAACTTTAGTAAGAGTTTTACACGATTCTGCAACCATAAACGAAACGTTCGAAATTATAAAAGGAGATACTTTAATTGGAAAGGCGATTCCTAATTAA
- a CDS encoding endonuclease III domain-containing protein, whose protein sequence is MTKQEKVQFVIDKLEELYPEIPIPLDHKDAYTLLIAVLLSAQCTDVRVNKITPLLFAKADNPFDMVKMSVEEIKEIIRPCGLSPMKSKGIYGLSKILIEKYNGEVPQSFEGLEELPAVGHKTASVVMSQAFGVPAFPVDTHIHRLLYRWNLTNGKNVTQTEKDAKRLFPRELWNDLHLQIIWYGRDYSPARGWDLDKDIITKTIGRRTVLSDYYKGKK, encoded by the coding sequence ATGACCAAACAAGAAAAAGTTCAATTTGTAATCGATAAATTAGAAGAATTATACCCAGAAATTCCTATTCCTTTAGATCATAAAGATGCGTATACGCTTTTAATTGCTGTGTTACTTTCTGCTCAATGTACAGATGTTCGTGTCAATAAAATTACGCCTTTGTTATTTGCTAAAGCAGATAATCCTTTTGATATGGTAAAAATGTCTGTGGAAGAAATTAAAGAAATTATTCGTCCTTGTGGATTATCACCCATGAAAAGCAAAGGGATTTATGGTTTATCAAAAATACTCATCGAAAAATATAATGGCGAAGTTCCTCAATCTTTTGAAGGCTTAGAGGAATTGCCAGCAGTTGGTCATAAAACAGCAAGTGTTGTTATGAGTCAGGCTTTTGGTGTGCCTGCTTTTCCTGTTGATACACATATTCATAGATTATTATATAGGTGGAATTTAACAAACGGAAAAAACGTAACACAAACCGAAAAAGATGCAAAACGCTTATTCCCAAGAGAACTTTGGAACGATTTACATTTGCAAATTATTTGGTATGGACGTGATTATTCGCCTGCAAGAGGTTGGGATTTAGACAAAGACATCATCACAAAAACAATTGGTAGAAGAACTGTTTTGAGTGATTATTATAAAGGTAAAAAGTAG
- the bcp gene encoding thioredoxin-dependent thiol peroxidase produces MTSLKIGDKAPQFEAKDNAGNTVKLSDYAGKKLVLFFYPKASTPGCTNEACDLRDNYQSFLAKGYDVLGVSADSAKRQQNFINKNELPFPLLADEDKAVIEAFNVWGPKKFMGKEYNGIHRTTFVIDEKGIIEDVITKVKTKAHAAQILE; encoded by the coding sequence ATGACATCATTAAAGATAGGAGATAAGGCTCCACAATTTGAAGCAAAAGACAATGCAGGAAATACTGTAAAATTATCAGATTATGCTGGTAAAAAATTAGTGTTATTCTTTTATCCAAAAGCAAGCACACCTGGTTGTACAAATGAAGCTTGTGATTTAAGAGACAATTATCAATCTTTTTTAGCCAAAGGTTATGATGTTTTGGGTGTTAGTGCAGATTCTGCTAAAAGACAACAAAATTTTATCAATAAAAACGAATTACCATTTCCTTTATTAGCAGATGAAGACAAAGCTGTAATTGAAGCTTTTAATGTTTGGGGACCTAAGAAATTTATGGGGAAAGAATATAATGGAATTCACAGAACTACTTTTGTTATTGATGAAAAAGGAATCATTGAAGATGTAATTACGAAAGTAAAAACCAAAGCACATGCTGCTCAGATTTTGGAGTAG